CGAGGCGGGTGAGCAGGTCGCCGCTGGTGTCGGTGGGCCGGACCTGCTCGGTGATGGTGCCGTAGACGGGCCCGGAGTCGAGCCCTTCCTCGATCAGGAAGGTGGAGGCGCCGGTGATCTCGTCGCCCGCCAGGAGGGAGTGCTGCACGGGGGCGGCACCGCGCCAGGCGGGCAGCAGGGAGAAGTGCAGGTTGACCCAGCCGTGGGCGGGGATGTCGAGGGCGACGCGGGGCAGGAGCGCACCGTAGGCGACGACGGGACAGCAGTCGGGCGCGATCTCCCGCAGCCGCGCGAGGAAGTCCTCGTCCCGGGGCCTGTTCGGCTTGAGGACCTCGATCCCGGCCTCCTCCGCCCGCTCGGCGACGGGACTGGCGACGAGCCTACGCCCACGCCCCGCCGGTGCGTCGGGCCGCGTGACGACGGCGGCCACCTCGTGCCGCCCGGACGCGAGCAGGGCGTCCAGCGCGGGAACGGCGACTTCGGGGGTACCTGCGAAGACAAGCCTCATGGGTGAGTGACGGCCTCTCGGGCGGGAGCTCTGACGGACCCACACGCGTCCGGCTGCGCGAAGGCGTACGGGCAGCGCACCAGTCTATGGGGCCGGGGTGCCCGGGGCGCGACGGCCGTCATGACGCGGGGCACGTGCGACTCACGGCGCGCGGCTCGCCTCGCCTCTCGGGGCATGCATACGCGCGAAACGCCCTCGGGCGTACTCCTTCGCACATCACCCCTCGGGGCGTACACATGCGCGAGCCACCCCTCGTGGTGTGTACACGCATGCCCGCTCCGGGGTCGTACACATGCACGCATCACCCCTCGGGGGCGTACGCATATGCCCTTACGCCCCCGCACCGTGACCACAGACCAAAAAGCGCGTTGGTCAAGAAAGAGTTGACCGCAACGGGCCGCCGCGATCGCGGCCCGACCCTTTTCAACGCCGGTTCGAGAGGCTTGTTCATGGCCGACCACGCAACCCACGACGCCCAGGCCCGGGCCAGCCTGCACTTGCTGGTGCGGGACATCGAACGGGTCCGCCGGCAGGTGGACGCACTGCGCACCCTCACCGCCCAGTTGGGCAACGTCTACCGCCCGCGCCGCTCCGGCCCGTCCACAGGCTTCGTCGTCTACGGACGCGCCCCCGCCCCGACCGTCCGCCTCGCCCAGGAACTGCGGGACAGCGTCGAGACGCTGGTCACGGCGGCCGTGGACTTCGACCGTTCACTCGGCTTCTCGTGGGACGCCGTGGGCTCAGCACTCGGAGTCACCAAGCAGGCGGTCCACCGCCGCTACGGCGCCCGCCGCGCCGCCGCCCAGGCAGCCGCCGAGACCGAGCGCTCGCCGGAGCCGTCCGGCACCCGCACGCTCAACGTGGGCGCGGGTATCCCCACGGTCCCCGCGGCCCGCTCGATGCCGACTCAGCCGACGGCCGGCAGCCCCACCCTCCGCGACGAGGTGAGGCCGACGGCGTTCCCCGGCCCGCGCAACGGCTGAGCCGCCCTCCTGTCTGCCTCCCGGGCCACCGGGAGGCAGCCGTACGGCCGCGCCGCACACCGGCTCGCGGGCACGGCCGTGCGAGGGATGTCCGGCCGCACCGCGGGGCGCCGAAAGGCGCGAGAAGGGCGCCGCAGCGCCGAGGAGCGCGGGAAGCGCGGCCACATCGGCCGCCGCCTCGACGCGAGGCGACGCGAGGCGAAGCGGGGCGAAACGGGGCGAAGCTAAGCAAGGCGAAGCAAGGCGAAGCAAGGCGAAGCAAGGCGAAGCAAGGCGCGCAAATCGAACCCCGATCGGAACTCATCCGATGTCCGGCGGATCAATCCGAATCCGCACCGCGTCACTGCCTCCGCTCCCGCCGCTCCCTCCACGCGCCGTCCGGGCCGCCAGCGCGGTCTTCAGCGCGGAGGCCAACGCGGCACCGCTCCCGGGCCGCACTCGGACGAGTGCCCGCTCCCACCGCTCACCCGGCGGCGGCCCTCCGGCCCGTCGCGGCCGCCCGGCCTCGCCGACCGGCACGGGCACCGGCCCCAACACCTCGGCGTCCGGCGGCAATTCGGCGCCACGAAGAAACTCCGCCACGGCCTCGGCCTTCCCCGACACGGCGGCCATCCGCGACACCGGCGGGAATCCCAGCTCGGCACGCTCGGCAAGCTCGCGCACCGCGTGCCCGACGGGGTCCCACCGGACGAGCGCCTGAACAGGCCGCAGGGTCGGTTCGGCCACGACCACGACGGTTCCACCCGCCGACTGCGGTCGCACGAGCGCACCCGCTCCGATCCACCGTCGCAGTGCGTCCTCCCCCGCGCGCAGGTCGGGCCGGGAAAGCATGGCCCAGCCGTCGAGGAGCAGCGCGGCCGCGTACCCTCCCTCGGCGACGGGCTCGGCCCCGGGGGTGCTGACGACGAGCGCCGATGTCGACGGCACCGTGTCCAGCACCTGCTCACGCCCCGAGGTCCGCACCGGAACGGCCGGGAACGCGCGTCCCAGTTCCTCGGCGGTCCGTCGCGCCCCCACGACCTGCGCCCGCAGCCGGAACCCGCCGCACTCCGGACAGTGCCAGGAGGTCTCCTCCCGCCCGCACCAACAGCACCGCAGCTCCCCGGCGTCCTGAGCGGCCAGGGGCCCGGCACAGTGCCGGCACCGGGCGGGGGCACGGCACTGCGCGCAGGCCATCCGGGGCACGTAGCCACGCCGGGGCACCTGCACGAGCACGGGGCCGTGCCGCAGCCCTTCCCGTACGACCTCCCAGGCGAGCGTCGGCAGGCGCGCCGCCCTGGCCGCCTCGTCCCGGGCGAGGTCCCCGTCCCCCACGGTCCGCACCAGGGGCGCGGCGGCCCGCACCTGCTCGCGATCGGCGACGAGCGGCGCGGCCCACCCGCTCTCGACGAGCTGGGCGGCCTCGACGGTGCAGCCCCAACCGCCCAGCAGGAAGGCGCACTTGTCGCGTGAGGCGCGCAGTTCGAGCACTTCACGGACATGCGGGAAGGGAGCGTTGTCGTCACTGTGACTGGCGTCCCCGTCGTCCCAGACGACGACGAGCCCGAGATTGCGTACGGGCGCGAACATGGCGGCTCGCGTGCCGACGACGGCGCGCACGGCACCGCGCCGCACGGCGAGCCACTCCCGGTACCGGCGCTCCTGCCCGGCGTCGGCGGTCAGCAGCGCGTGCTGCCCGTCCCCGATCAGCCCCCGCAGCGCGGCGTCGACCCGTGCGGCGGGCCGCCCGGCGGGCACGACGACCAACGCCCCGCGCCCGGAGGCAAGCGTCGCCTGCACGGCCAGAGCGATCTCTTCCGCCCATTGGGGCCCGGGCAGGGCGGTCCATACGGCCCGGGGCGAACCGCCGGAGGCCAGTGACCCGAGGAACTCCGCTCCCCGCCCGTAGCGTCGCCAGGACTTGGGATCGGGCGCGGAAGGCGGCGCGGGCGGCGGCCCCATCTCCGCGGCCTCCGCCCTGGCGTGCCGAGGCGGAACGGCGAGCTGCAGCACATCGGCGACGCTCCCCGCATACCGGTCGGCAACGGCCCGGGCGAGCCCGAGCAGCTCGGGGGAAAGGACGGGTTCGGGCGACACGACCTGGGCGAGCGCGGCGAGGGGCCCCGAGTAGTCGGACTCGGCCACGCGCTCGACGAGAAATCCGTCGATGAGCCCGCCCCCCTCGCGCCGACCTTCCCGCACGTTGCGCCCGCCGGCGCCGAACCGCACGCGGACCCTCACCCCGGGCCGGGCCACGGCGTCGAGCTCCTCGGGCACCGCATAGTCGAAGTACCGGTCGAGATGCAGCACACCCTTGTCGACCAGTACGCGCGCGACGGGCAGCTCCCTGGCCAACGCGGCTCCCCGCCACGTCCGCGGCTTGGCCCTGGGCTCCTTGGCCTTGCGCACGGCCTCCCGCATCAGTGCAAGCTGCTCGGGCGGCGCGGCCTCTTCCCCGCCCGCCCGCTGCTGCCCGTTCCCGCTGCTCACGCTTGCATTCTTACCAAACACCTCTGACACCGGCGCATGTCAGAGGCCCTCACAGCCCCGCACGCACCGGCCAGGATCCCGAGTTCAGTCCGGCGACGGCGAAAATCCCAAGTTTCACAGCACGCCACAGCGCGCTCCACCGAAGCAACCGCAGCCCTCGCACCGGGAGATCATCAGCCTAGGAACCCACAAGCCCACCCGGCCACTCATTTCCGAGGGCCGACCACTCATTTCCGACGCGCCGAGGCCCGGCCCCCCAGAAGGGCGCCGGGCCTCGTCGTACGAGCGCAGGAGGGCTTACAGCCCGGCCGCCTTCCGCAGCGCCTCCACCCGGTCCGTGCGCTCCCATGTGAAGTCGGGGAGCTCGCGGCCGAAGTGGCCGTACGCCGCCGTCTGGGCGTAGATCGGGCGGAGCAGGTCGAGGTCGCGGATGATCGCGGCCGGGCGGAGGTCGAAGACCTCGGTGATCGCGCTCTCGATCTTCTCGGCGTCGACCTTGGCCGTGCCGAAGGTCTCGACGAACAGGCCCACCGGCTCGGCCTTGCCGATCGCGTACGCGACCTGGACCTCGCAGCGGGACGCCAGGCCCGCGGCGACGACGTTCTTGGCGACCCAGCGCATCGCGTACGCCGCCGAGCGGTCCACCTTGGACGGGTCCTTGCCGGAGAACGCGCCGCCGCCGTGGCGGGCCATGCCGCCGTACGTGTCGATGATGATCTTGCGGCCGGTGAGGCCCGCGTCACCCATCGGACCGCCGATCTCGAAGCGGCCGGTGGGGTTGACCAGAAGGCGGTAGCCCTCGGTGTCCAGCTTGATGCCGTCGTCCAGCAGGGCCTTGAGCTCCGGCTCGACCACGAACTCGCGGATGTCGGGGGCCAGGAGCGACTCGAGGTCGATGTCGCTCGCGTGCTGCGAGGAGATGACCACCGTGTCCAGGCGGACCGCCTTGTCACCGTCGTACTCGATGGTGACCTGGGTCTTTCCGTCCGGGCGCAGGTACGGGATCGTGCCGTTCTTGCGGACATCGGAGAGGCGCTTGGACAGGCGGTGCGCCAGGAAGATCGGCAGCGGCATCAGCGTCGGGGTCTCGTCCGTCGCGTAGCCGAACATCAGGCCCTGGTCACCGGCGCCCTGGCGGTCCAGTTCGTCGTCGTCGCCCTCGACACGCGACTCGTACGCCGTGTCCACGCCCTGGGCGATGTCCGGGGACTGCGCGCCGATCGACACCGAGACACCACAGGACGCGCCGTCGAAGCCCTTCTTCGACGAGTCGTAGCCGATCTCCAGGATTGTGTTGCGGACCAGCGTCGCGATGTCCGCGTAGGCCTTGGTCGTGACCTCGCCGGCCACGTGCACCAGGCCGGTCGTGATCAGCGTCTCCACGGCGACCCGGGATGTCGGGTCCTCTCGGAGAAGCGCGTCGAGAATGGTGTCGCTGATCTGGTCAGCGATCTTGTCGGGGTGACCCTCGGTCACGGACTCCGAGGTGAACAGGCGACGGGACACAACGCTCCCTGTGGTTGCAGCGGCTGCTGGCTGATCATTGGCGGACGGGACGGGGGCTGCGCCCGGCGTCGTCCGAGAACAGTTTATCGGTCGCGCTCAGCCACCGGCCCACGTGTCTCGCCTCTCGGGAGCGCTGTGACCTGCGGCACGGGCATTCTGCCCAATGCCGAGCTCTCATTTCCAGAGTCGCCACGCCTCAATGTCCCCGGTTTCAGCGAGCCGCGAGAGGAATGCAACATTCAGCCCAGCCGACGGGCCACGAGATCCCATACCGTCTCGGCCAACGCTTCCTTCGGCCCGTACGGCACCGGGGTCTCACTGCCGTCGGCGCCCAGCACGACCGCCTCGTTCTCCTCGGAGCCGAAGGTCTTGCGCTCCCCCACCTCGTTCACCACGAGCAGGTCGCAGCCCTTGCGCTCCAGCTTCGTACGGCCGTTGGCCAGCACGTCGTCCGTCTCCGCGGCGAAACCGACGACCACCTGGCCCGGGCGGGCGCGGTCGGCCGAAATCTCCGCAAGAATGTCCGGATTCCTCACCAGGGCGATGGGCTCCGGGTCCTGGCCGTCCTTTTTCTTGATCTTTCCGGAGGCGTAGACGGCCGGACGGAAGTCCGCCACCGCCGCCGCCATCACCACGGCGTCCGCGTCCGCCGACGCCTTCAGCACCGCCTCGCGCATCTGGACCGCGGTCCCTACCTGTATGACGTCCACTCCGGCCGGGTCGGGCAGGCCCGTGTTCGCGGCGACCAGTGTGACGCGTGCGCCCCGGGCCGCGGCCGTCCGGGCGAGGGCGTAGCCCTGCTTGCCGGAGGAGCGGTTGCCGAGGAAGCGGACGGGGTCGAGGGGCTCGCGGGTGCCACCGGCGCTGACGACGACATGGCGGCCCTTGAGGTCCGGCTCGGCCACGCCCCGCGCCAGCACCCGGCGGCAGACCTCGAAGATCTCGGCCGGGTCGGGCAGTCGGCCCTTGCCCGTGTCGACACCGGTCAGGCGGCCGACCGCCGGTTCGATGACGACGGCGCCCCGGCGGCGCAGCGTCGCCACGTTCTCCTGAGTGGCCGGGTGTTCCCACATCTCCGTGTGCATGGCGGGCGCGAAGACGACCGGGCAGCGGGCGGTGAGGAGTGTGTTGGTCAGAAGGTCGTCGGCGAGGCCGTGGGCCGCCTTGGCGAGCATGTCGGCCGTGGCCGGGGCGACGACCACGAGGTCGGCGTGCTGGCCGATGCGGACGTGCGGAACCTCGTGGACGTCGTCCCAGACCTCGGTCGACACGGGGTTGCCGGAGAGGGCGGACCATGTCGCGGCGCCGACGAAGTGCAGCGCGGAGGCGGTCGGCACGACGCGCACGTCATGTCCGGACTCGGCCAGTCTGCGCAGCAGCTCGCACGCCTTGTACGCGGCGATCCCGCCACTGACCCCCAGAACGACCTTCGGCTTGCCCACCGGGCCTCCCTGCACTCGACACCCGTACGCCGCGGCTCATCGGCGTACGGGTCTATGACACACCACAGGCCCGACAGATGTGCTGTCGGGCCTGTGGAAAAACCTACTGCGGTCTGCAGATATGACTTACTGCAGCTGATTACTGCGCCGGGCCCTCGATGGCCTCGGACGTCAGCAGACCCGCGTTGATCTCGCGCAGGGCGATCGAGAGCGGCTTCTCGTGGACGTGGGTGTCGACGAGCGGACCGACGTACTCGAGGAGGCCCTCACCGAGCTGCGAGTAGTACGCGTTGATCTGGCGGGCCCGCTTGGCCGCATAGATCACGAGGCTGTACTTCGAGTCGGTGGCCTCGAGGAGCTCGTCGATCGGCGGGTTGATGATGCCCTCGGGCGCGGTGATGGAAGAGGACACGCTCTACCTTCCGAAAGATGGGAAAGATCAGACCTGATCACACAACCCTGATCACACAACGTTCATCAAGGCTAGCAGCTCGCGCGCCACATCCTCGACGGAGGTGTTGACCAGGGTCACATCGAACTCGGGCTCGGCCGCCAGCTCGATCTTGGCCGCCTCCAGGCGGCGCTCGATCACCTCGGGCGGCTCGGTGCCCCGTCCGGTGAGTCTGCGCACCAGCTCCTCCCAGGAAGGAGGAGCCAGGAACACCAGCCGACCCTCGGGCATGGACTCGCGGACCTGCCGGGCACCCTGGAGGTCGATCTCCAGCAGCACCGGCACACCGGCCTCCAGGTGCTCCAGCACGGCCGCCCGCGGGGTGCCGTAGCGGTTGCCGGCGAACTCCGCCCACTCCAGCAGCTCGCCGTTGGCGATCAGCTTGTCCATCTCCTCGTCGGTGACGAAGAAGTAGTGGACTCCGTGCTGCTCGCCGGGGCGGGGCTTGCGGGTCGTCGCCGAGACCGAGAGCCAGACCTCGGGGTGTTCCTTGCGCATATGGGCGACGACCGTGCTCTTGCCGACCCCGGAGGGGCCGGAGAGCACGGTCAGCCGCGGACGTTCACTCATGCAGCGATTATTCCAGCAATCCCGGGGTGCCCCGGACTCAGCTGGCGGTGCTGCCGAACTCGCGCTCCAGGGAGGCGATCTGGTTGGAGCCGAGGCCACGCACGCGGCGGCTCTCGGAGATCCCGAGTCGCTCCATGATCTGCTTGGCGCGGACCTTGCCCACGCCCGGCAGGGACTCGAGCAGGGCGGAGACCTTCATCTTGCCGATGACGTCGTTCTCCTGGCCCTGCTTGATGACCTCGTGAAGGGAGGCGCCGGAGTGCTTGAGTCGATTCTTGACCTCGGCCCGCTCCCGGCGAGCCGCGGCGGCCTTTTCGAGCGCGGCTGCGCGCTGTTCAGGGGTAAGGGGCGGAAGAGCCACGCCTACGTCACCTCGGATGTCGAACTGATCGGATACGGACCGGTGAGGAACCTAGTCGCCCCACACCTGGGGAGCTACGAGCAACACGCTTGCCCGTTCTCCCCCACTACCTTGAGGGCGTGGGAGGTGCCCTCACTCGTCGGAGACTAGCGGGCAAGTGCGCCTGAGTCAGCGAGAACAGAGGAAAAGTCCTGGTCAGCCTCCGCCGAGCCCGACTTTTCGGACATATTGCCCCTGATTTGAGGATGTATTCAGACTCAAGCCGTCCCCGAGGCACTCCTCGCGGGTCTCCCGCGAGGCCGGCGGAAGGTCTAACCGGCCGCCACGGCGGCCCGGATCTCCTCCGCGAAGCGTTCCGCGGCCTCACGCAGCGTGACGACGTCGGGACCGTGCCGCAGGACCCCCCGGCTCACGTTCGGCACGACGTTGCGCACCGCCGCCCCGAAGACCCCGGGAAGGTCGGCCGGGGTAGCGCCCTGGGCGCCGATGCCGGGCGCGAGGAGCGGTCCGTTGATGTCCAGGTCGTACGACGACAGGTCGCCGAGCGTGGCGCCGACGACCGCGCCGAACGAGCCGAGGGGCTCCTCCCCCGCGTTCTCGGCGGCAAGGTGGGCAAGCATCGTCGCTCCGACGCTGCGGCCGTCGGCCCGCATGGCGTGCTGCACCTCCCCGCCCTCCGGGTTGGAGGTCAGTGCGAGCACGAAGAGCCCGGCGCCGCTCTCGCGCGCCAGTTCCACGGCCGGCCCGAGCGACCCGTAACCGAGGTACGGCGAGACGGTCAGCGCGTCCGAGAACAGCGGGGCGTCCTTCCTCAGAAAGGACTCCGCGTAGGCGGCCATCGTGGAGCCGATGTCGCCGCGCTTGGCGTCCATGACGATCAGCGCCCCGGCCGCCCGCGCCTCCTCCACCGACTTCTCCAGGACGGCGATGCCACGCGACCCGAAGCGCTCGAAGAAGGCGCTCTGCGGCTTGAGCACGGCGACCCGCTCGGCCACCGCCTCGACGACCGTGCGGCTGAACCGCTCCAGGCCCGCCACGTCGTCGTTCAGGCCCCACTCGGCGAGCAGCGAGGCGTGCGGGTCGATGCCGACGCACAGCGGGCCGCGCTCGTCCATGGACCGGCGCAGGCGCGCGCCGAAGGGCTCCGGAGAAGTCGTCATGCGGGCTTCCTCACGTCGGCGCCGACCGCGTCGGCGAGGGTGGCGTAGGGGCTTGTGCGCAGCCGTGCGGCGAGCCCCTTGTGGATGGCGCGGCCCCAGAAGGGCCCCTCGTAGATGAACGCGCTGTAGCCCTGTACGAGCGTGGCACCGGCCAGGATGCGCTGCCAAGCGTCCTCGGCGTTCTCGATGCCGCCGACGCCCACGAGGGTGATGCGGTCGCCCACGCGCGCGTAGAGGCGGCGCAGCACCTCCAGGGAGCGCGTTTTCAGCGGGGCGCCGGAGAGGCCGCCGGTCTCCTTCACCAGGGAGGGCGCGGACTTCAGGCCGAGTCCCTCGCGCGCGATGGTGGTGTTCGTGGCGATGATCCCGTCCAGGCCCAGCTCCACGGCGAGGTCGGCGACGGCGTCGACGTCCTCGTCGGCGAGGTCCGGCGCGATCTTCACCAGGAGCGGAACGCGCCGCGTGGTGACCGTACGGTCGGCGGCCTCGCGTACGGCGCTCAGCAGCGGACGCAGGGCCTCGGTCGCCTGGAGGTTGCGCAGGCCCGGCGTGTTCGGGGACGAGACGTTGACGACCAGGTAGTCGGCGTACGGCGCCAGCCGCTCGGTCGACTTCACGTAGTCGCCGACGGCCTCGGCCTCCGGGACGACCTTGGTCTTGCCGATGTTCACGCCCACGACGGTCCTGAAGACCGGCTCACGCGCGGCGAGACGGGCCGCCACCGCCAGGGAACCCTCGTTGTTGAAGCCCATGCGGTTGATGAGCGCCCGGTCCGCCACGAGGCGGAACAGCCGCTTCTTCGGGTTGCCCGGCTGCGGCTCCCCGGTCACCGTGCCGATCTCGACGTGGTCGAAGCCGAGCATCGACATCCCGTCGATCGCGACGGCGTTCTTGTCGAAGCCGGCCGCCAGTCCGAAGGGGCCGTGCATCCGCAGCCCGAACGCCTCCGTGCGCAGCTCCTTGTAGCGCGGCGCGAGCGCGGCCGCGACGAAGGTGCGCAGCACGGGGGTGCGGACGGCGAGGCGGATCCAGCGGAAGGCCAGATGGTGAGCCTGTTCGGGGTCCATCCGTTTGAAAACCAGACGGAAAAAAAGCTTGTACATGTCCCAGTGTCCTCTTGAAGCCTGAGCAGCCCTCATGAAGAGGGGGACACCGTTTCCGATGTCCCCCTCAGGGCTGCTAGTCGCGGGCCGCGGTCAGGTGTTCCGCGTGTTCCTGGAGCGAACGGACGCCCACGTCGCCGTGGGTGAGGGCGTCGATGCCCTGGACCGCCGCCGCGAGCGCCTGGACGGTCGTCAGGCAGGGCACGGAGCGTGCCACAGCCGCCGTACGGATCTCGTAGCCGTCGAGGCGGCCGCCGGTGCCGTACGGGGTGTTGACGATGAGGTCGACCTCACCCTCGTGGATGAGCTGGACGATGGTCTTCTCGCCGTTCGGTCCGGCGCCCTCGAACTGCTTGCGCACCACCGTGGCCTTGATGCCGTTGCGCTTGAGGACCTCGGCCGTGCCGGAGGTGGCGAGCAGCTCGAAGCCGTGGGCGACGAGCTCGCGCGCCGGGAAGATCATCGAGCGCTTGTCGCGGTTGGCGACCGAGATGAAGGCGCGGCCCTTGGTCGGCAGCGGGCCGTACGCGCCCGCCTGCGACTTGGCGTACGCCGTGCCGAAGACGGAGTCGATGCCCATGACCTCACCGGTGGAGCGCATCTCCGGCCCGAGAACCGTGTCGACGCCCCGCCCGTGGATGTCGCGGAACCGCGACCACGGCATCACGGCCTCCTTGACCGAGATCGGCGCGTCGAACGGCAGCTCGCCGCCGTCACCGCGCGCGGGCAGCAGTCCTTCGGCCCGCAGCTCGGCGATGGTCGTGCCCAGCGAGATCCGGGCGGCGGCCTTCGCCAGCGGCACCGCGGTCGCCTTCGAGGTGAAGGGGACCGTACGGGAGGCGCGCGGGTTGGCCTCCAGGACGTACAGGATGTCGCCGGCCATCGCGAACTGGATGTTGATCAGGCCACGTACCCCGACACCCTTGGCGATGGCCTCCGTCGAGGTCCGCAGCCGCTTGATGTCGAAGCCGCCGAGCGTGATCGGGGGCAGGGCGCACGCCGAGTCGCCGGAATGGATACCGGCCTCCTCGATGTGCTCCATGACGCCGCCCAGGTACAGCTCCTCGCCGTCGTACAGGGCGTCGACGTCGATCTCGATGGCGTCGTCGAGGAAGCGGTCGACCAGCACCGGCCGCGAGGGGCTGATCTCGGTCGACTCGGCGATGTACGACGCGAGGCGGGTCTCGTCGTACACGATCTCCATGCCACGTCCGCCGAGGACGTAGGACGGCCGGACGAGGACCGGGTAGCCGATCTCGTCCGCGATGGCCTTGGCCTCGGCGAAGGTGGTGGCGGTCCCGTGCTTCGGGGCCGGGAGACCGGCCTCGGCCAGAACGCGGCCGAACGCGCCGCGGTCCTCGGCGGCGTGGATCGCCTCGGGCGAGGTGCCCACGATCGGCACGCCGTTGTCCTTCAGCGCCTGCGACAGTCCCAGCGGGGTCTGGCCGCCCAGCTGAACGATCACGCCCGCGACCGGACCTGCCTGCTGCTCCGCGTGGACGATCTCCAGGACGTCTTCCAGCGTCAGCGGCTCGAAGTACAGGCGGTCCGAGGTGTCGTAGTCGGTGGAGACCGTCTCCGGGTTGCAGTTGACCATCACGGTCTCGTACCCGGCGTCGCTCAGCGCGAAGGAGGCGTGGACGCACGAGTAGTCGAACTCGATGCCCTGGCCGATGCGGTTGGGGCCGGAGCCCAGGATGATGACCGCGGGCTTCTCACGCGGCGCGACCTCGGTCTCCTCGTCGTAGGAGGAGTAGAAGTACGGCGTCTTCGCCGCGAACTCAGCGGCGCACGTGTCGACCGTCTTGTAGACCGGGCGAATGCCCAGCGCGTGCCGCACCTCGCGCACGACGTCCTCGCGCAGCCCGCGGATCTCGCCGATCTGCTGGTCGGAGAATCCGTGCCGCTTGGCCT
The Streptomyces sp. CGMCC 4.7035 DNA segment above includes these coding regions:
- the carB gene encoding carbamoyl-phosphate synthase large subunit → MPKRTDIQSVLVIGSGPIVIGQAAEFDYSGTQACRVLKSEGLRVVLVNSNPATIMTDPEIADATYVEPITPEFVEKIIAKERPDALLPTLGGQTALNTAISLHENGVLEKYGVELIGANVEAIHKGEDRDQFKEVVEAVRRKIGHGESARSVICHTMDEVLAGVDELGGYPVVVRPSFTMGGAGSGFAHDEEELRRIAGQGLTLSPTTEVLLEESILGWKEYELELMRDKHDNVVVVCSIENFDPMGVHTGDSITVAPAMTLTDREYQILRDIGIAVIREVGVDTGGCNIQFAVNPEDGRVIVIEMNPRVSRSSALASKATGFPIAKIAAKLAVGYTLDEIPNDITQETPASFEPTLDYVVVKAPRFAFEKFPSADSTLTTTMKSVGEAMAIGRNFTEAFQKALRSLEKKGSQFTFVGEPGDKDELLRAAVRPTDGRINTVMQAIRAGATQEEVFEFTKIDPWFVDQLFLIKEIADELAEAPELTPDLLAEAKRHGFSDQQIGEIRGLREDVVREVRHALGIRPVYKTVDTCAAEFAAKTPYFYSSYDEETEVAPREKPAVIILGSGPNRIGQGIEFDYSCVHASFALSDAGYETVMVNCNPETVSTDYDTSDRLYFEPLTLEDVLEIVHAEQQAGPVAGVIVQLGGQTPLGLSQALKDNGVPIVGTSPEAIHAAEDRGAFGRVLAEAGLPAPKHGTATTFAEAKAIADEIGYPVLVRPSYVLGGRGMEIVYDETRLASYIAESTEISPSRPVLVDRFLDDAIEIDVDALYDGEELYLGGVMEHIEEAGIHSGDSACALPPITLGGFDIKRLRTSTEAIAKGVGVRGLINIQFAMAGDILYVLEANPRASRTVPFTSKATAVPLAKAAARISLGTTIAELRAEGLLPARGDGGELPFDAPISVKEAVMPWSRFRDIHGRGVDTVLGPEMRSTGEVMGIDSVFGTAYAKSQAGAYGPLPTKGRAFISVANRDKRSMIFPARELVAHGFELLATSGTAEVLKRNGIKATVVRKQFEGAGPNGEKTIVQLIHEGEVDLIVNTPYGTGGRLDGYEIRTAAVARSVPCLTTVQALAAAVQGIDALTHGDVGVRSLQEHAEHLTAARD